The Zingiber officinale cultivar Zhangliang chromosome 10A, Zo_v1.1, whole genome shotgun sequence genome contains a region encoding:
- the LOC122026707 gene encoding zinc finger MYM-type protein 1-like, translated as MSDTRKYLSGHDKRKKRKRVEEFIESQRGAIDRFIVKESKNSSLEDLVNEEKQENNGNELHEGLAIENDIEGDVNEIEDNESGDDLDFKNNYSESDDDTTNEVNEEPSSSIPLDIFYPKNWENLDPKWKDQLVEKGPIRDVLTGKGPKDRSNRRFSSDFYTRILPNGQKHHRDWLVYSQALDKAFCFCCKLFKRAPQPSQLANEGYCDWEHLSSRLKEHETSIEHINYYVSWSELRIRLMKGTTIDHAIQDQIKKAKEHWRKVLYRLISLVKFLAKQNIAFRGSNEKLYDDNNGNFMAAVEMIAEWDSVMREHIERNTHHHYLSHKIQNELICLLASQIKSSILEIIKKAKFFSVILDCTPDVSNQEQMTLVIRYVDVSTSPMKVEEYFLGFLKVDDTTGQGLFEELQNVLKSFDLDIDNVRGQGYDNGANMKGRHQGVQKKLLDINPRALYTPCGCHCLNLTLCDIANSCGKAKDFFGVVQRIYTIFSHSTKRWKILIDHVTVKGLTLKPLSITRWESRTESVKAVVLQAQQIREALLQVAEEKDTDSKIRSEAKSLATFELGNFEFLVGMIIWYEILGKVNIVSKSLQSENMLIDVAMTKIKGLIASFEEYRESGFRQAINTAKELASTMEIDPVFPEKRQIYRNGPLNSYKNNKIDTI; from the coding sequence ATGTCTGATACTAGGAAGTATCTATCAGGACATGATAAgcggaaaaaaagaaaaagagttgAAGAATTTATTGAGTCTCAAAGAGGAGCAATTGACAGATTTATTGTCAAAGAATCGAAAAATTCATCACTTGAAGATTTGGTTaatgaagaaaaacaagaaaacaatgGTAATGAATTACATGAAGGCTTAGCCATTGAAAATGATATAGAGGGAGACGTGAATGAGATTGAAGACAATGAAAGTGGTGATGACTtagactttaaaaataattattctgaAAGTGATGATGATACTACTAATGAAGTGAATGAAGAACCAAGTTCATCAATTCCACTTGACATTTTTTATCCTAAAAATTGGGAGAATTTAGATCCCAAGTGGAAGGATCAATTAGTGGAAAAGGGCCCTATAAGAGATGTATTAACAGGGAAAGGTCCCAAAGATAGATCAAATAGACGATTTTCTTCAGATTTCTATACTCGGATTTTGCCAAATGGTCAAAAGCACCATAGAGATTGGTTGGTCTACTCACAAGCACTTGATAAAGCATTTTGTTTTTGTTGCAAGTTGTTCAAAAGGGCGCCTCAACCAAGTCAATTAGCAAATGAGGGATACTGTGATTGGGAGCATCTTAGTAGtagacttaaagaacatgagacaAGTATTGAGCATATCAATTATTATGTTAGTTGGTCTGAGTTGCGTatcaggttaatgaagggtacaaCAATTGATCATGCTATTCAAGATCAAATCAAGAAGGCAAAAGAGCATTGGAGGAAGGTATTATACCGATTAATTTCACTTGTGAAATTTTTGGCTAAACAAAATATAGCATTTCGTGGTAGTAATGAGAAACTTTATGATGATAACAATGGAAATTTTATGGCTGCTGTTGAGATGATTGCTGAGTGGGACTCAGTGATGAGGGAACATATTGAAAGAAATACACATCATCATTATCTTAGCCACAAAATTCAGAATGAATTGATATGCTTGTTAGCTTCTCAAAtaaagagttctattcttgaaatCATTAAAAAAGCTAAGTTCTTTTCTGTAATACTTGATTGCACTCCTGATGTTAGTAACCAAGAGCAAATGACTTTAGTTATAAGATATGTTGATGTTTCTACAAGCCCAATGAAAGTAGAAGAATACTTTTTGGGATTTTTAAAAGTGGATGATACAACAGGACAAGGCTTGTTTGAAGAATTGCAAAATGTGTTGAAGAGTTTTGAtcttgatattgataatgtgagaggGCAGGGATATGATAATGGAGCAAATATGAAAGGGAGGCACCAAGGCGTACAAAAAAAATTGTTGGATATAAATCCTAGAGCATTGTATACTCCATGTGGTTGTCATTGTTTGAATTTAACACTTTGTGATATTGCAAATTCCTGTGGAAAAGCGAAAGACTTTTTTGGAGTAGTACAACGGATTTATACAATATTTTCTCATTCTACAAAGAGGTGGAAGATTTTGATAGATCATGTAACGGTAAAAGGTTTAACTCTCAAGCCATTGTCAATCACTCGATGGGAAAGTCGTACTGAAAGTGTAAAAGCAGTGGTACTTCAAGCTCAACAAATCAGAGAAGCTTTACTTCAAGTTGCAGAAGAAAAAGACACTGACTCTAAAATAAGAAGTGAAGCTAAGTCTTTAGCAACATTTGAACTtggaaattttgagtttttagtggGTATGATTATTTGGTATGAGATATTGGGTAAAGTTAATATTgttagcaaaagcttacaatctGAAAACATGCTTATTGACGTTGCTATGACCAAGATTAAGGGGTTAATTGCTTCTTTTGAAGAGTATAGAGAATCTGGATTTAGACAAGCTATCAATACAGCAAAAGAACTTGCTTCAACAATGGAGATTGATCCTGTTTTTCCTGAAAAAAGACAAATATATAGAAATGGCCCTTTAAAttcatataaaaataataaaatcgatACTATATAA
- the LOC122026708 gene encoding zinc finger MYM-type protein 1-like, translating to MSDTRKYLSGHDKRKKRKRVEEFIESQRGAIDRFIVKESKNSSLEDLVNEEKQENNGNELHEGLAIENDIEGDVNEIEDNESGDDLDFKNNYSESDDDTTNEVNEEPSSSIPLDIFYPKNWENLDPKWKDQLVEKGPIRDVLTGKGPKDRSNRRFSSDFYTRILPNGQKHHRDWLVYSQALDKAFCFCCKLFKRAPQPSQLANEGYCDWGHLSSRLKEHETSIEHINYYVSWSELRIRLMKGTTIDHAIQDQIKKTKEHWRKVLYRLISLVKFLAKQNIAFRGSNEKLYDDNNGNFMAAVEMIAEWDSVMREHIERNTHHHYLSHKIQNELICLLASQIKSSILESIKKAKFFSVILDCTPDVSNQEQMTLVIRCVDVSTSPMKVEEYFLGFLKVDDTTGQGLFEELQNVLKSFDLDIDNVRGQGYDNGANMKGRHQGVQKKLLDINPRALYTPCGCHCLNLTLCDIANSCGKAKDFFGVVQWIYTIFSHSTKRWKILIDHVTVKGLTLKPLSITRWESRTESVKAVVLQAQQIREALLQVAEEKDTDSKIRSEAKSLATFELGNFEFLVGMIIWYEILGKVNIVSKSLQSENMLIDVAMTKIKGLIASFEEYRESGFRQAINTAKELASTMEIDPVFPEKRQIYRKRHFDEVTYESSKLPQESAEEVFRVHYFLFIVDQTIGSLKKRFEQYEEYEDLFGFLFTAEKLSSLIDEDLKARCKNLERKLQRKNGTRQDVSDLDGDDLYQELKIIQHILPKETKTASEILIFLQRMNCFPNSFIAYRILLTIPVTVASAERSFSKLKLLKSCLRSTMTQTRLNALAMISIESEFLEKLNYEKLIDDFANKTARRSVFHS from the coding sequence ATGTCTGATACTAGGAAGTATCTATCAGGACATGATAAgcggaaaaaaagaaaaagagttgAAGAATTTATTGAGTCTCAAAGAGGAGCAATTGACAGATTTATTGTCAAAGAATCGAAAAATTCATCACTTGAAGATTTGGTTaatgaagaaaaacaagaaaacaatgGTAATGAATTACATGAAGGCTTAGCCATTGAAAATGATATAGAGGGAGACGTGAATGAGATTGAAGACAATGAAAGTGGTGATGACTtagactttaaaaataattattctgaAAGTGATGATGATACTACTAATGAAGTGAATGAAGAACCAAGTTCATCAATTCCACTTGACATTTTTTATCCTAAAAATTGGGAGAATTTAGATCCCAAGTGGAAGGATCAATTAGTGGAAAAGGGCCCTATAAGAGATGTATTAACAGGGAAAGGTCCCAAAGATAGATCAAATAGACGATTTTCTTCAGATTTCTATACTCGGATTTTGCCAAATGGTCAAAAGCACCATAGAGATTGGTTGGTCTACTCACAAGCACTTGATAAAGCATTTTGTTTTTGTTGCAAGTTGTTCAAAAGGGCGCCTCAACCAAGTCAATTAGCAAATGAGGGATACTGTGATTGGGGGCATCTTAGTAGtagacttaaagaacatgagacaAGTATTGAGCATATCAATTATTATGTTAGTTGGTCTGAGTTGCGTatcaggttaatgaagggtacaaCAATTGATCATGCTATTCAAGatcaaatcaagaagacaaaagaGCATTGGAGGAAGGTATTATACCGATTAATTTCACTTGTGAAATTTTTGGCTAAACAAAATATAGCATTTCGTGGTAGTAATGAGAAACTTTATGATGATAACAATGGAAATTTTATGGCTGCTGTTGAGATGATTGCTGAGTGGGACTCAGTGATGAGGGAACATATTGAAAGAAATACACATCATCATTATCTTAGCCACAAAATTCAGAATGAATTGATATGCTTGTTAGCTTCTCAAAtaaagagttctattcttgaaagCATTAAAAAAGCTAAGTTCTTTTCTGTAATACTTGATTGCACTCCTGATGTTAGTAACCAAGAGCAAATGACTTTAGTTATAAGATGTGTTGATGTTTCTACAAGCCCAATGAAAGTAGAAGAATACTTTTTGGGATTTTTAAAAGTGGATGATACAACAGGACAAGGCTTGTTTGAAGAACTGCAAAATGTGTTGAAGAGTTTTGAtcttgatattgataatgtgagaggGCAGGGATATGATAATGGAGCAAATATGAAAGGGAGGCACCAAGGCGTACAAAAAAAATTGTTGGATATAAATCCTAGAGCATTGTATACTCCATGTGGTTGTCATTGTTTGAATTTAACACTTTGTGATATTGCAAATTCCTGTGGAAAAGCGAAAGACTTTTTTGGAGTAGTACAATGGATTTATACAATATTTTCTCATTCTACAAAGAGGTGGAAGATTTTGATAGATCATGTAACGGTAAAAGGTTTAACTCTCAAGCCATTGTCAATCACTCGATGGGAAAGTCGTACTGAAAGTGTAAAAGCAGTGGTACTTCAAGCTCAACAAATCAGAGAAGCTTTACTTCAAGTTGCAGAAGAAAAAGACACTGACTCTAAAATAAGAAGTGAAGCTAAGTCTTTAGCAACATTTGAACTtggaaattttgagtttttagtggGTATGATTATTTGGTATGAGATATTGGGTAAAGTTAATATTgttagcaaaagcttacaatctGAAAACATGCTTATTGACGTTGCTATGACCAAGATTAAGGGGTTAATTGCTTCTTTTGAAGAGTATAGAGAATCTGGATTTAGACAAGCTATCAATACAGCAAAAGAACTTGCTTCAACAATGGAGATTGATCCTGTTTTTCCTGAAAAAAGACAAATATATAGAAAAAGGCATTTTGATGAGGTTACATATGAGTCTTCGAAACTACCTCAAGAATCTGCTGAGGAAGTTTTTAGAGTTCATTATTTCTTGTTCATAGTAGATCAAACAATTGGGTCATTGAAGAAAAGGTTTGAGCAATATGAGGAATATGAAGATCTTTTTGGATTTCTTTTCACAGCTGAAAAGTTGAGTTCATTGATTGATGAGGACTTGAAAGCTCGTTGTAAGAATCTTGAAAGGAAACTACAAAGAAAAAATGGTACAAGACAAGATGTTTCAGATTTGGATGGAGATGACTTATATCAAGAACTAAAAATCATACAACATATTCTGCCAAAGGAAACAAAAACAGCAAGTGAAATACTAATTTTTTTGCAAAGAATGAATTGTTTCCCGAATTCATTTATTGCATACAGGATATTATTAACTATTCCGGTGACTGTCGCATCTGCAGAAAGAAGTTTTTCTAAATTGAAGTTGTTGAAATCTTGTTTGAGATCAACCATGACCCAAACAAGATTGAATGCATTAGCTATGATTTCGATTGAGAGTGAGTTTTTAGAAAAACTCAATTATGAAAAATTGATCGATGACTTTGCAAATAAAACTGCAAGAAGATCAGTTTTTCATAGTTAA